In the Arthrobacter sp. Soc17.1.1.1 genome, AACAGCGTCACCGGGCGTGGCGTGGTGGCGGGCGTGGTGGTGGGTTCAGACATGCTGCCACCCCGAATCGGCCGCGGCGCTCCGCTCGATGGCGTGGAGGACCTTCTGGACCCGCAGCGCCTCGTCGAAGGACGGCGACGGCGTGGTGCCGTCCGCGATGGCCTGCACCAGGTCCACGACCTGGTGTGTGAAGCCGTGCTCGTAGCCGAGGCCGTGCCCGGCCGGCCACCAGTTGCCCGTGTACGGGTGCACGGGTTCGGTGACGTTGATGGTGCTGAAGCCCGCGGTCTCCGCGGGCTGCGTGCCGTCGTAGAACTCCAGCGAGTTCATGTTCTCGAAGTCGAACGCGAGTGAGCCGAGACTGCCGTTGACCTCCAGGCGCATGGAGTTCTTCCTGCCGGTCGCGAAGCGGGTGGCCTCGAAGACGCCGATCGCCCCTGACTCGAAGCGGGCACTGAAGATCGCGGCGTCGTCGACCGTGACCGTCCCTGTCCCTCCGTCGCTGGAGCCCTGGCCGCCGAGGCCCACCAGGGTCCCGCCGAGGGGACGTTCGTGCACGAAGGTGGTCAGGAGACCGGAGACGCCCGTGATCGGCAACCCGGTCACGTACTGCGCCGCATCGATGCTGTGCGCTCCGATGTCCCCGAGGGAGCCCGACCCTGACTTGCTCCTGTCCAGGCGCCAGGTCATCGGGGCGTTCTCGTCCGTCAGCCAGTCCTGGAGGTACTGAGCCCGGACGTGCCGGATGGTCCCGAGCCTGCCCTGCTCGACGAGCCGCCGGGCCAGGGTCAGGGCGGGCGTGCGGCGGTAGGAGAACCCGCACATCGCGAAGACCCCGTTCGCCTCGGCCGCCCGGGCGGCCGCCGCCATGCGTTCCGCCTCCTCCACCGAGTTCGCGAGCGGCTTCTCGCAGAGCACGTGCTTGCCTGCCTCAAGTGCTGCGATCGCGATCTCGGCGTGGGTGTCCCCGGGGGTGCAGATGTCGATGAGGTCGACGTCGTCGCGCTCCACCAGGGCCCGCCAGTCGGTCTCGGTGTCCCGCCAGCCGAACCTGTCGGCAGCCGCCTTCACCGCGGCCGGATCACGGCCGGCGAGGACGGCGAGTTCGGGCTGGAGCGGGAGGTCGAAGAAGCGCGGCGCGGTGCGCCAGGCGTGGGAGTGCATCGCCCCCATGAAGGCGTAGCCGACCATCCCGACCCTCAGGGCCGCTTGCTGTGGAGAAGTCATCAGGCTGGAGATTCCTTTCGGTCTACTTGTTGAAGCCGGCGGTGAGTCCGCTGACGAGCTGGCGGCGGGCCAGGACGTAGAGGACCACCAGCGGGAGGGTGGAGAGCACGACGGCGGCGAGGACCGCCGGGATGTTCACGCTGAACTCGTCCTGGAACGCCCAGAGCGAGAGCGGCAGGACCCGCTTGTCGGGGTCCTGCGTGAGGATCAGCGGGAAGAGGAACCCGTTCCAGACGTGCAGTGCGTTGTAGATGGCGATCGTGACCACCGCGGGACGCACCAGCGGCAGGGCGAGGCGCCACATCATGGTGAACTCCGAGCAGCCGTCGAGCCTCATGGATTCGAAGAGCTCCCGCGGGACGTCCCGGAGGAAGTTCGACAGGATCAGCACCGAGATGGGGATGGCGAAGGCGATCGACGGCAGGATCAGCGCGAGCAGGGTGTCGTAGAGCTGCGCTTTCGTGATCATGAAGTAGATGGGGATGATGGTCGCCTGCAGGGGGATGGCGAGTCCCATCAGGAACAGCGTGTGGGCCGTCCCGATGATGCGACCGCTCCCCCTCACCACCGCGTAGGCCGCCATGAACGAGACGATCACGGCCGGGATGACGCTGCCCACCGTCACGATGACGCTGTTCACGAAGTACCGGGCGAAGTCCGCTTCCAGGACCGTCCGGTAGTTCGCCAGGGTCGGCTCCGTGGGTGGGGCCAGCGGATTCGACCCGAAGAAGCCCGCCTGGTTCTTCAGGCTGGTGATGATCACGTAGTAGACGGGCAGGATGATCAGCGCGAGCCACACCCATCCCCCGAGCCCTCCGAGGAGGTTCGGCGAGGTCCTGCCCACCGGCTTCCCCTGCGAACGGGCCCGGGGCTGCGGTACGGTGTCCTGCGCGGGTTCGGCGACGAGTGCCATGGACCTACGCTCCTTCCAACTGGCTCGAGCTGCGGTTCTTGCCGCCGAGGCGCTGCAGGACGAGGGCGAGGCCCAGGCCGATCACCACGAGGATGACGCCGAGGGCGCTCGCTGCGCCCATGTCGTTGGCCCGGAAGCCGGTCAGGTACATGTGCAGTGGCAGGAGCCGGGTGGAGTACCCCGGACCGCCGGCGGTGAGGACGAAGATCAGGTCGAAGTATGCCAGCGAGCCCAGGACCATGAGGGTGGACGAGGTGATGATGGTGTACTTCAGCTGGGGCAGCGTGATGTGGAAGAACTGCTGCAGCCGGCCCGCGCCGTCGATCTGCGCCGCCTCGTAGAAGGACGCCGGGATCTGGCGCACACCGCCCTGGTAGATGAGCGTGTGGAAGGGGACGAACTGCCAGGCGATGACGAAGATGACCACGAACAGCACCAGGTCGGCACTGCCGAGCCAGTTCTGCGCGAGGAACGGCAGGCCCAGACCCGGCCCCATGCCGAAGTTGGGATCGAGCAGCGCCTTGAACGCGATCGCCACGGCGGCCGAGGAGAGCAGCAGCGGGACGAAGTACAGCACGGCCAGCACCGCCCGGTAGCGCTGGTTGCCCGCCGTGAAGACCCCCAGGAGGAGACTGATCGGCACCTGCACCAGGAGCGAGTAGACCATGATCTTCAGCGTGACGACCAGCGCGTTCATCGTCACCGAGTCCGTGAGGGCCGTCTGCCAGCTGTCCAGCCCGGCCCAGGTGATCGCACCCAGTCCGTTCCAGTGGGTGAAGCTGAGGAACACCACGCCGAGCAGGGGCAGCACGGCGAAGACCAGGAAGAAGGCCAGCGCCGGCACGACCATCCACGCCGAGGGCCCTTCCGCCCGGGCGCCCCGCACCTTCATCGCGGGCTTGGGCTTCAGCAGCGTACTCATTCGCCCAGGGTTGCGTTCATGTTCTCGGCGAACTGCTCCGGGGTGATCTCGCCGATGAAGATCTGGTCGAGGTTCGCGAGCATGGCATCACCCTGGGCGGGGCTCAGCGCCTGGTCCCAGGAGAGCTGGAAGCTCGGGGCGTCCTGCGCCAGGCCGTAGACGAACTCCACGAAGTCCTTGTCGTCGGACGCGGCGAGCTGGTCCTCGATGCCGTTGACGGCGGGGACCGCGCCGGAGTCGATCATGGCCTGCGTGTACTCCTCGCTGAACAGTCCGTCCTTGAGGTAGTTCAGCGCGGATTCCTTCTGCTGGTCGGACGCCGCGGAGGAGACGGACCACATGTTCGCGGGGTTGCCCACCACGTTGGCGGGGTCGCCTGCACCGCCCTCGACCTCGGGGAACGGCACGAAACCGACCTCTCCCGACTCGACGAACTCCGGGGCGTCGTTCTTCAGGTTCTGGTACACCCAGCCGCCGTGAAGCATCATCGCCGCCTTGTCGGTGTACAGGAGGGCGCTGTCCGCGCCGGCGTCTGCCGCGATCGAGGAGAAGCCGTTGATGAAACCGTCGGCGTCGACCAGTTCCTGGATCTTCGTGAGGGCCTCGATCACGGCGGGATCGGACCAGGCGTCCTCCTCCCCGTCCAGGATCGCCTGGAAGACCTCCGGCCCGCCGATGCGGTCCACGAGGTAGGACAGCCACATCAGGTTCGGCCACTTGGACTGGCCGGCCAGGGCGAAGGGCGCGATTCCCGCCTCGTTGAATTTCGGTACCAGGGCCATCAGGTCGTCCCAGGTCTCGGGGGGCTCGACGCCCATGTCCTCGAAGACCTGCTTGTTGTAGTAGAGGACGACCGGCTGCATGTTGTTGTTGGGCAGCGCGTAGGTCTTGCCGTCGATCACGCCGTTCTCGAGGACGGAGGGGATGTAGCGGTCCTTCACCTCGGGGTTGTCGGTGAGGAACTGGTCCAGGTCGCTCACGTGCCCGGCGTCGACGTAGGACTTCAGCACACCGCCGCCCCATCCGTAGATGAACGTGGGCCCCTCGCCTGCTCCGACCGCAGTGCGTACCTTGGTCTTGTAGGCGTCGTTGGCAAAGAACTCCTGGTTGATCTTGTCGTCAGCGTTCGCCGCGTTCCAGTCCTCGACCGACGAGCGGAAGATGTTCTCGCTGCTCCCGGTCAGGGCCCACATGGAGGGGGAATCGGAATCCGCGGCGGGATCGGCCGGACCGCTGGATCCGCAGGCGGACAGGCCGAGGGCGAGGGTGAGGGCGGAGGCCGCCGCAAGCATGGAGGTGGTTGTTCGCATTTTCATCAGTTCTTCCGTAAGTCGACTCAGGACGGGGCACGAGGGCCGGCTGAGGTGGGCAGGTCAACTCCGCGGGTATGCGGTCGCTGACCGCCACGCTGCGGAAGAGATTTCGAAATGTTTTCGATAAGAACAAACTAACAAGCGTAAAGTTACCTGCATCACATGTATCGGTCAATGGCCCGCCATTAAAGGCTTCGAACCAGGCTCACCGCCCTCAACAGGACGCGATCCGGCTCAGGCAGCAGGCAGATGACGACAGCCCTGGAGAGGATTTCGAAACATTGTCGGAAAGTGAAGTCCGGACGCGAGCCACCCTCGCGTCCGTCGCAGCCCTTGCCGGAGTGTCCACTCCGACGGTCTCCAAGGTCATCAACGGGCGTGAGGACGTGGCCCCCGCCACCCGCAAGCGCGTGCTGGAAGCGCTCAGGACGTCCGAGTACCAGCCCCCCGGACAACGCCTCGCGCTGGCGCCCCCGGCATCCGTGCTGATCGACGTCGCCGTGGACAGCGTGACGACGGCGTACTACTCGGAGGTGATGGACGGGATCCTCGAGGGCGCGGAGATGCAGGGAGCGGAGATCGTCCTGTCGAAGACGGGGCTCACGCATCTCTCCGCCGGCGAGCGGGCCGAGAAGATGCAGGCATCGGGCCGCCGCGGCCTCCTCCTCGTCACGTCGCGGTGGTCCCCGCGGGAGATCAAGGACGTGAAGAAGCGCGGCATCGCGGTGGTGGTCATCGATCCCATCAACCCTCCCGGGCCGGGCGTCGTCAGCGTGGGCGCCACGAACTGGGCCGGAGGGAAGGCCGCCACGGAGCACCTGCTCGGCCTGGGTCATAGGCGGATCGCGTTCATCGGCGGTCACGCCAGCGCGGAGTGCAGCCAGGACCGGGAGCACGGCTACGTGGCCGCCCTCCTCGAGCGGGGCATCCCGATCTCGGAGGAGTACGTCCTGGCCGGCGCGTTCGATCCGGAGACCGGGCGGCGGAGCCTGGCCCGGTTCCTCGACCTGCCGAACCCGCCCTCCGCCATCTTCGCGGCCTCCGACAGCATCGCCCTGGGTGTGCTCGCCGAGGCGCACGCCCGGGGGATCGGGGTCCCGCATGAACTGAGCCTGGTCGGCTTCGACGGGACCTACCTCAGCGAACAGTCGTCGCCGCAGCTCACCACCGTCGTGCAGCCGCTGCGGGACATGGGCCGGACGGCCGTCCGGGCGCTCCTCCGGGAGATGGGCGGGGAGCCGCCGGATTCCACCCGGGTGGAGCTGGCCACCCACCTGACCGTGCGCTCCTCGACGGCTCCGGCGGGGTCCTGACGGTCCCCGGGGCGCACGCACACCGATTGCGGGAGGCCTCTGGATCAGACGGCCCTTCGGTGGCTATCCTATAGAATCTACGAAAATCGGAAGGGATCGCAATGACGCGACTGTTCAATGAACCGGAGAACTTCGTCGACGAGATGATGGTCGGCTTCGCGGCCGCCGCCTCCCGCTGGGTACAGCAGATCCCCGGAGGCGTGGTCCGCGTGGGACGACCGGCGGAGCCGACGGTCTCCCTCGTGATCGGCGGCGGCAGCGGGCACTACCCCGCGTTCGGTGGCCTCGTGGGACCGGGACTGGCGCACGGGGCGGTGATGGGCAACCTGTTCGCCTCGCCGTCGGCCCACCAGGTGCGGACCGTCGCGCGGACGGCCGACCAGGGGCGGGGCGTCCTCCTGTCCTACGGGAACTACGCGGGCGACGTCCTGCACTTCGACGAGGCACAGGCCGAGCTGCGCGAGGCGGGGATGGATGTCCGCACGGTGACCGTGACCGATGACATCATCAGTGCGCCCCGGGGTGAGGAGCACAAGCGCCGCGGCATCGCCGGCGACCTCACGGTGTTCAAGGTCGCGGGTGCAGCGTGCGAGCAGGGCTACGACCTCGACGGCGTCGAGCGCGTCGCGCGCCGCACCAACGACAGGACGCGCTCCCTCGGCGTCGCCTTCGGCGGCTGCACCCTTCCCGGCGCCGATGCGCCCCTCTTCGAGGTGCCTGCAGGGCGCATGGCCGTCGGCCTGGGTATCCACGGGGAGCCCGGCATCGACGAGGTGGACATCCCCACGGCAGCGGGCCTCGCCGAGCTGTTCGTCAGCAGCCTCCTCGAGGAGGTCCCGGACGGGGTCGACCTGGCGGGCGCGCGGGTCGTACCCCTGCTGAACGGCCTCGGCAGCGTCAAGTACGAGGAACTCTTCGTCGTCTACCGCACCGTGCACGCACTGCTCGGCGAGCGCGGCATCACCGTCGTCGATCCCGAGGTCGGCGAGCTGTGCACCAGCTTCGACATGGCCGGCTGCTCCCTCACCCTGCTGTGGCTCGACGAGGAGCTCGAGCGCCTCTGGACGGCGCCGGCGGACACCCCCGGCTTCCGCCGCGGGCAGGTGGCCGAGCAGCAGCGCTTCGACGCCGTGGTGAAGGACGACGCCGAGGAGGTCGTCGGGACCTCCTCGGCCGAGTCCCGCGCCTGCGCCGCGACCATCGTCGCGGCCCTCGAGGCGCTCGCGCTCACGGTGGACGAACACGCCGACGAACTCGGCCGCCTCGACCAGGTGGCGGGCGACGGCGACCACGGGATCGGCATGCAGCGGGGCGCCCATGCCGGTCGGGACGCGGCCCGCGCCGCCGTCGGGCAGGGCGCCGGGGCCGAGACGGCCCTGCGGCATGCAGCCAACGCCTGGAGCGACCGCGCCGGTGGCACCTCGGGAGCCATCTGGTCCACGATGCTCAAGGCGCTCGGGTCCGTGGTCGGCGATGACGCCCGGCCCACCCCGAAGGACCTCGCACGCGGGATCTCCGCGGCCAGGGACGCCGTGATGGCCTTCGGGAAGGCGAAGGTCGGCGACAAGACCATGGTCGACGCCGTCGTGCCCTTCTCCGACGAACTCTCGGCACGCGTGGGCGACGGGTCCGGGCTCGCCGACGCGTGGTCGGGGGCAGCCGCCGCGGCCACGGAGGCGGCCGCGGCCACGGCGTCGATGCGGGCGACCCTCGGGCGCGCGCGGTCCCACGGCGAGAAGTCCGTCGGCACGCCCGACCCCGGCGCGGTGTCCTTCGCGCTGATCTGCACCACCATCTCGGACGTCATCCGTAACGCCCCGGGCACCCGCCCGGACGATCACTAGGAGAGAGAACATGGCCCTCAGGCTCATCGTCGGCTGCGACGACGCTGGATACCAGTACAAGGAGATCCTCAAGCGGGATCTCGAACAGCACGACCTCGTCGAGTCGGTCGTCGACGTCGGCGTGGGCGAGGACGGACACACGTCCTATCCGAAGATCGCGATCGAGGCCGCCGAACGCGTCGCACGGGGGGAGGCGGACCGTGCGCTGCTCATCTGCGGGACCGGCCTCGGCGTCGCCATCGCCGCCAACAAGGTGCAGGGCATCCGCGCCGCCACCGCCCACGATCCCCTGTCCGTGGAGCGGTCCGTCCTGTCCAACGACTGCCAGGTGCTCTGCATGGGGCAGAGGGTCATCGGCGTCGAACTCGCCCGCAGGCTCGTCCGGGAGTGGCTGACCTACACGTTCGACACCTCGAGCGCCTCGCAGGCCAAGGTGGACGACATCTGCGCGTACGAGGGCGTGTAGCGCACCCATGCCGAGGTTCACCATCGGCTCGAGCCTCAAGATGTACTTCGGCCACCGGCAGCAGCTCGAGTGGACGCGCCGGGTGGCCGAGATCGCCTCGACCCACCCGGCGGTGCAGCAGGACGTAGTGGAGCCCTTCGTCATCCCGACGTTCCCCTCCATCGGCGCGGTGCGGGATCTCGCCGCTCCCGGCGGGCTGCTCGTGGGAGCGCAGGACGTGCACTGGGAGGACGCAGGCGCCTACACCGGCGAGGTGTCGGCGGCTGAACTGGCGGAGGTCGGCGTCCGGCTCGTGGAGATCGGCCACGCGGAG is a window encoding:
- a CDS encoding carbohydrate ABC transporter permease codes for the protein MALVAEPAQDTVPQPRARSQGKPVGRTSPNLLGGLGGWVWLALIILPVYYVIITSLKNQAGFFGSNPLAPPTEPTLANYRTVLEADFARYFVNSVIVTVGSVIPAVIVSFMAAYAVVRGSGRIIGTAHTLFLMGLAIPLQATIIPIYFMITKAQLYDTLLALILPSIAFAIPISVLILSNFLRDVPRELFESMRLDGCSEFTMMWRLALPLVRPAVVTIAIYNALHVWNGFLFPLILTQDPDKRVLPLSLWAFQDEFSVNIPAVLAAVVLSTLPLVVLYVLARRQLVSGLTAGFNK
- a CDS encoding dihydroxyacetone kinase family protein; translated protein: MTRLFNEPENFVDEMMVGFAAAASRWVQQIPGGVVRVGRPAEPTVSLVIGGGSGHYPAFGGLVGPGLAHGAVMGNLFASPSAHQVRTVARTADQGRGVLLSYGNYAGDVLHFDEAQAELREAGMDVRTVTVTDDIISAPRGEEHKRRGIAGDLTVFKVAGAACEQGYDLDGVERVARRTNDRTRSLGVAFGGCTLPGADAPLFEVPAGRMAVGLGIHGEPGIDEVDIPTAAGLAELFVSSLLEEVPDGVDLAGARVVPLLNGLGSVKYEELFVVYRTVHALLGERGITVVDPEVGELCTSFDMAGCSLTLLWLDEELERLWTAPADTPGFRRGQVAEQQRFDAVVKDDAEEVVGTSSAESRACAATIVAALEALALTVDEHADELGRLDQVAGDGDHGIGMQRGAHAGRDAARAAVGQGAGAETALRHAANAWSDRAGGTSGAIWSTMLKALGSVVGDDARPTPKDLARGISAARDAVMAFGKAKVGDKTMVDAVVPFSDELSARVGDGSGLADAWSGAAAAATEAAAATASMRATLGRARSHGEKSVGTPDPGAVSFALICTTISDVIRNAPGTRPDDH
- a CDS encoding Gfo/Idh/MocA family protein, whose translation is MTSPQQAALRVGMVGYAFMGAMHSHAWRTAPRFFDLPLQPELAVLAGRDPAAVKAAADRFGWRDTETDWRALVERDDVDLIDICTPGDTHAEIAIAALEAGKHVLCEKPLANSVEEAERMAAAARAAEANGVFAMCGFSYRRTPALTLARRLVEQGRLGTIRHVRAQYLQDWLTDENAPMTWRLDRSKSGSGSLGDIGAHSIDAAQYVTGLPITGVSGLLTTFVHERPLGGTLVGLGGQGSSDGGTGTVTVDDAAIFSARFESGAIGVFEATRFATGRKNSMRLEVNGSLGSLAFDFENMNSLEFYDGTQPAETAGFSTINVTEPVHPYTGNWWPAGHGLGYEHGFTHQVVDLVQAIADGTTPSPSFDEALRVQKVLHAIERSAAADSGWQHV
- a CDS encoding LacI family DNA-binding transcriptional regulator, which gives rise to MSESEVRTRATLASVAALAGVSTPTVSKVINGREDVAPATRKRVLEALRTSEYQPPGQRLALAPPASVLIDVAVDSVTTAYYSEVMDGILEGAEMQGAEIVLSKTGLTHLSAGERAEKMQASGRRGLLLVTSRWSPREIKDVKKRGIAVVVIDPINPPGPGVVSVGATNWAGGKAATEHLLGLGHRRIAFIGGHASAECSQDREHGYVAALLERGIPISEEYVLAGAFDPETGRRSLARFLDLPNPPSAIFAASDSIALGVLAEAHARGIGVPHELSLVGFDGTYLSEQSSPQLTTVVQPLRDMGRTAVRALLREMGGEPPDSTRVELATHLTVRSSTAPAGS
- a CDS encoding ribose-5-phosphate isomerase; this translates as MALRLIVGCDDAGYQYKEILKRDLEQHDLVESVVDVGVGEDGHTSYPKIAIEAAERVARGEADRALLICGTGLGVAIAANKVQGIRAATAHDPLSVERSVLSNDCQVLCMGQRVIGVELARRLVREWLTYTFDTSSASQAKVDDICAYEGV
- a CDS encoding extracellular solute-binding protein, coding for MKMRTTTSMLAAASALTLALGLSACGSSGPADPAADSDSPSMWALTGSSENIFRSSVEDWNAANADDKINQEFFANDAYKTKVRTAVGAGEGPTFIYGWGGGVLKSYVDAGHVSDLDQFLTDNPEVKDRYIPSVLENGVIDGKTYALPNNNMQPVVLYYNKQVFEDMGVEPPETWDDLMALVPKFNEAGIAPFALAGQSKWPNLMWLSYLVDRIGGPEVFQAILDGEEDAWSDPAVIEALTKIQELVDADGFINGFSSIAADAGADSALLYTDKAAMMLHGGWVYQNLKNDAPEFVESGEVGFVPFPEVEGGAGDPANVVGNPANMWSVSSAASDQQKESALNYLKDGLFSEEYTQAMIDSGAVPAVNGIEDQLAASDDKDFVEFVYGLAQDAPSFQLSWDQALSPAQGDAMLANLDQIFIGEITPEQFAENMNATLGE
- a CDS encoding carbohydrate ABC transporter permease, encoding MKVRGARAEGPSAWMVVPALAFFLVFAVLPLLGVVFLSFTHWNGLGAITWAGLDSWQTALTDSVTMNALVVTLKIMVYSLLVQVPISLLLGVFTAGNQRYRAVLAVLYFVPLLLSSAAVAIAFKALLDPNFGMGPGLGLPFLAQNWLGSADLVLFVVIFVIAWQFVPFHTLIYQGGVRQIPASFYEAAQIDGAGRLQQFFHITLPQLKYTIITSSTLMVLGSLAYFDLIFVLTAGGPGYSTRLLPLHMYLTGFRANDMGAASALGVILVVIGLGLALVLQRLGGKNRSSSQLEGA